Proteins co-encoded in one Arachis hypogaea cultivar Tifrunner chromosome 13, arahy.Tifrunner.gnm2.J5K5, whole genome shotgun sequence genomic window:
- the LOC112736646 gene encoding telomere repeat-binding protein 5 gives MVLQKRLDYGFNGYEAPAVPRATRTTRRRTKFQRRVQDDQMCAIDLLATLAGKFFFQDKGNPTMPSDASTDKDQHGFVEGCQDSDKPLKDELFYKRSFDNNHFPHFSSQTNKQNCPLNELQNHEIDVHLGNASVIISSCSSERLVSEKLVDARCPNKMENFTSKDILGSSGHPVVNCCKLDGESKTNKLKDKLHKLEKVSIDLGTKMRGFEDPSTEKPPRRISLGSKAKLSKYVDIFSYSSLPKGCDNVSAVRRDDDENFSGSTHPCTKTKSFMPVTGIHGRRLRKLLTCKYGKVAQESKNDTLASSDETLKSTYSSKKNYYKRQRSQMNIPFKKRRRFHCSSVSNSSGFIRSADIYYSPESDCGIPVLESPLGCRRGDPVNIRIKSFTVPELFIEIPETATVGSLKRTVMDAVTTVLGGGLHVGVVLQGKKVRDDSKTLLQAGISHDNQLDALGFTLEPNVSQSLPPLHASTSHSLIRYPSNPAVTHQRTRGISDMLLDHQVTSLGNHVESEHDSAPSLINKVKEKSTVDSKQLVSFPEMSKDEKVMIPVVQKSKRSEILQRRIRRPFSVDEVEALIQAVEKLGTGRWRDVKCHAFGNVDHRTYVDLKDKWKTLVHTAGISPRQRRGEPVPQDLLDRVLKAQAYWSQHQTKQHHETNLLDQGLPIGPGYVHGITA, from the exons ATGGTGCTGCAGAAGAGGTTAGACTATGGATTTAATGGCTACGAAGCACCAGCTGTTCCACGCGCTACCCGAACAACTAGA aGGAGAACCAAATTTCAAAGAAGAGTCCAAGATGATCAAATGTGCGCCATTGATTTATTGGCCACCCTAGCAGGTAAATTCTTTTTCCAAGATAAAGGGAATCCAACCATGCCTAGTGATGCATCAACAGATAAGGATCAGCATGGATTTGTTGAAGGGTGCCAAGATTCAGACAAACCTCTCAAAGATGAGCTTTTTTACAAACGAAGTTTTGACAACAACCACTTCCCTCACTTTTCTtcccaaacaaacaaacaaaattgtccattgaatgaactccaaaaTCACGAAATTGATGTCCATTTAGGCAATGCTTCTGTAATAATAAGTTCCTGTAGCTCAGAAAGGCTAGTTTCTGAGAAATTAGTGGATGCCAGATGCCCTAACAAAATGGAAAATTTTACTAGCAAAGACATATTAGGTTCTTCTGGTCATCCAGTGGTTAATTGTTGTAAATTAGATGGTGAAAGtaaaactaataaactaaagGATAAGCTGCATAAGCTTGAGAAGGTTTCAATTGATCTTGGGACTAAGATGCGTGGTTTTGAGGATCCATCAACTGAAAAGCCTCCTAGACGGATCAGTTTAGGTAGCAAAGCCAAGTTGTCGAAGTATGTTGACATATTTTCCTATAGCTCATTGCCCAAAGGCTGTGACAATGTGTCAGCAGTTAGAAGAGATGATGACGAAAACTTTTCTGGGTCTACTCACCCTTGTACAAAAACGAAGTCCTTTATGCCAGTGACTGGTATACATGGTAGAAGACTAAGGAAATTATTGACTTGTAAATATGGCAAAGTTGCTCAGGAGTCGAAGAATGATACACTTGCTAGCAGTG ATGAAACTTTGAAGTCAACTTACTCTAGTAAGAAGAACTACTATAAACGCCAAAGATCTCAGATGAATATTCCTTTCAAAAAGCGGAGGCGGTTTCATTGTAGCTCTGTTTCAAATTCCAGTGGATTTATAAGAAGTGCTGACATTTATTATTCACCTGAGAGTG ACTGTGGAATACCAGTCTTGGAATCCCCACTAGGATGTAGAAGAGGTGATCCTG TGAATATTAGGATCAAGTCATTTACAGTCCCAGAGCTTTTTATTGAGATTCCAGAAACTGCTACCGTAGGATCCTTGAAG AGGACAGTTATGGATGCAGTAACTACTGTGCTTGGAGGTGGATTACACGTTGGTGTCGTACTTCAAGGAAAGAAAGTTAGAGATGACAGTAAAACTCTACTTCAAGCTGGAATATCCCATGATAACCAGTTGGATGCTTTGGGTTTCACATTGGAGCCTAATGTTTCACAAAGCCTACCACCTCTACATGCTTCAACATCACATTCTCTAATAAG GTATCCTTCCAATCCAGCTGTAACTCATCAGAGGACTCGAGGTATTTCTGACATGTTACTTGATCATCAAGTAACCAGTTTAGGTAACCATGTTGAAAGTGAGCATGATTCAGCACCTTCTCTAATCAACAAAGTTAAGGAGAAGAGTACCGTAGATTCTAAACAACTGGTTTCTTTTCCTGAAATGAGTAAGGATGAAAAAGTTATGATACCTGTGGTCCAGAAGTCAAAGCGATCTGAGATTTTGCAGCGGCGAATTCGTCGGCCTTTTTCAGTTGATGAAgtggaagcactgattcaagcaGTTGAGAAACTGGGAACTGGAAG GTGGCGCGATGTTAAATGTCATGCTTTCGGTAACGTGGACCATCGGACATATGTGGATTTAAAG GATAAATGGAAAACACTGGTGCACACGGCAGGAATAT